The following DNA comes from Hordeum vulgare subsp. vulgare chromosome 3H, MorexV3_pseudomolecules_assembly, whole genome shotgun sequence.
CACTTGTCAATTTTAGGTCATCATCCAAGCTCTATTTGGTTGATTTTCATGATCTTGCTTACATTTTCTTATTATATAGATTAGACACCAATGATACCCTCTAAAACAATAATGTGTCTTTCCGTGCATGTTTTTGTAATAGGCACTGTGATTCAAAAAGTTTGTGTTTCTATAATCGAATGTGTAGTATTTTGATGGCAACATGCATGTTTACAGAAGTATCCTATGGTGCACAATCATGTTTGATGGCAAGAGGTATGTTGTTATCAGATTGTACATGTATCTTCTGATTGTCTTGGACAATCTATTTCAAAATAGGTTGACACGGTTAAtgcactatgttgcctttatgACTAATTCTAACAACAATTAGGTTATATTGCTTCTGTCGGTCAGTGCAACTTACATATTGTAGTTATTTCAAGGTCAGGTGTTCCGTCCTTCATTGTTCTGCATTTTGTTCAATATATCACACCAACAATTTGGGTTGCTCCGGAAAAATACATAttttcttgacaaagttttggCTTACAAGGGCATGAGGTTATCGGTGTCACATAatgtatttttttgttttagtACTCGTGAAGTCATTTCTATAGCTTTTCATCCCGGTGGTTGAATAACTACAAGAAACAAGGCTATGTTCTTATTCGTAGATACGGTATGATTGGGATCATTGTGTATTATAGCAAGACTCACATTACTTATCTAATACTTGGACATTGAGTACACTTCTTTGACACCTTGAATCATCAGTTTTACTCATTTTTCTATCTCGCAAGATCTTCCTCACATGCTTACACCTTGATGAACTGTACACTAGGAACTTTAATATAAAAATGAATAGAATTCAAATCTCTTCTGGTTGCAATGGGTGGCTCATTTAACAAACTAACATGCACCCATTATATCTGGTGCATATGCACTTTTTCAGTAGGCTTGGAACCTAATAGAATGGAGTAAATATGTGATTTGAATATACGGGAAGAAAAATACACCTGTTTTTAAGAGATTAGTAAACCTTTTTTGCTGGTTGTTGTGAAGATGGCTGAAGGTACTCTCGTTGTTGTACTAGGCACATCTTATTATTCAACTTGGTATTTCTAGTTTCAGATTGCTAGATAACAAAACTAACTTGGAAAATTCCACATAGTTATCTAATGAATCTAACATGGAAAATGGTGTACCATGTCATATTATGAATGTAATCTTGGCTTCACGTCATTTTCTAACACCGACAACAATGTGTATTTTCTTTTTAGCGATTTTCTGCGATAGTTTCTTTATCTCTCATGTTGCTGACCAATCATCAACTTAAATGCCTTTTCAGTGAAGAATCTGGATAAAGAGTAAGCAGGAAGACATTTCAAGGGAGACAATGATAGTGTTGTAAGAATAAATTTATTGAACTAGAGCAATACGAAATTCTATTAAAATGAACAGTGTTGTAAAGATAAACTCAAACAAATTAGTCCAAACAATTAAAATGAATTTAAATACACAAGATGGAAATGCTGGATAACCAGTATCATCATTGATCTCAAATAATTCCAATTTTATTTTCCTATTGCACAAGACATACACAAGGAGTACAAGGATTACCCAAGGAGTACAATTCAGATAAATTcaattctttttttcctttctacaactacttcttttcttcctttcctTTTCCTATTGCATTTCTTCTAGAATGGCCCTGGTATCAGCAACTAGCTAACTGTCGCAATATACACTGATTATTTCTCTGCGGTCATTCTCAAGACGTTCCTTGTGTAAGTGGGGCAACTTATATTGGTTTCCtccttgatctttcataacttcaAACATAATTGCTTGCAATGTGATGAAGCTATTGGACAACTTGCGAGGATCATAATTCTCAAACTCCTCTTCCACACCCTGTATTAGTTCCTGGATGTTTGTAGGTGACCTACAATCGGTAAGAGACTGGAGAGAATTGTGGAAGCAGAGGTCCAAATAGTTCAAATCGGGGTTGTTTGGAGGTTGTTGCATCAACTGAATGTCGAGATCAGTTTCTTCCACAGCTTCTAGAAAAAGCTTCATCGTTGGAAAGGACGTGAGGCTTTGCATTATCTTGTTGGATGAATATTGTTGCTCCCTCATCATCGTCAGGCCATTTATCTTGAATTGCTAGTATAACCTTATTGATCAGATATTCTCTGCACACAGGTCTCATTACTTTCACTGGTTTCAGCACTCTCTTTCCCCTTGCTCTGTTGTGACTCGTTCACACTGCCTCATACTCTTCGATGAATGCCCAAATACCAATCTTCCCGTCGAATGTTAGCTCTCCATGATAATTGTATCGAGGTCTGGCCACAGTCGTTAGAAACATTACCTTCCCAATGTTGGTAATGTTTGTCACGGTGCGCTCAGGTGGAGGCTCTCCTGGAAGTACATAGTAGTTGTTCTTTAGTCTTGTCATGTCAAACCACTTTTCATCTATATGGACCATATTAGTCATTGGCttgaatatagcttgggaagttgAGATCCAATTGTCATCGAGCATGGACATACAAAACTTCAATCTCACAATCTTGTTCTCTGGTTTGAGGTAAGTCTTGACTGTGTTTGTGACGCAGTTGAGCTCATTTAACTCAAACCTCCGATGTAGGGTTGAGCGGGCCACACCAAGAGACCGTGCCAGAGATCGAATTGTCCTTCTTATATTCAATGGGATTGTTGAGGTCCTTGCAAGACCCAACTCTTTTCTCTTTCGACCAACTCTtcctttcttcttgttggagacatctacttcttcgtccgcGGCAATCTGATTTTTGGCATCCGAACAGATTCTCTCAACAGTTCGTACATGTATGTTCAACAAGATTGAGACTAGCAGCTTGTTGTTTGGTTGAACAGATCCATCTCTGAGCTCGATTACTAGCAGAGCGAAGTAAACAACATGCCTCTCCTATTTgacaattattttcttttctgtttaccTGGTACACCTTCTtgaccttcttcatcttcttgaagTATCCAATTCAtaacttcatcctcttcctcttgaggGATCCAATTCAAATTAAtaccttcatcctcttcctcttgaggCATCATGTTCAAATCCATAcctccatcctctcccccttgATCCTCTTCCTCTTGAGGGATCCAATTCAAATTAAtaccttcatcctcttcctcttgaggCATCATGTTCAAATCCATAcctccatcctctcccccttgATCCTCTTCCTCTTGAGGGATCCAATTCAAATTAATACCTTCATCCTTTTCCTCTTGAGGCATCATGTTCAAATCCATAcctccatcctctcccccttgAGCCTCTTCCTCTTGAGGGATCCAATTCAAATAAATACCTTCATCATCTTCCTTTTGAGGTATCATGTTCAAATCCATACTCCTGCTATCAGTGAAAAAAGATGAGTACACCATGGTACTGTAACAAGAATACACACACATGTAAAAACAATATGTAATCGAGCTACGACAGCCAAACAAGAAATGCTACCATGGAACCATTTCTCACTAGGTCTAGTAGAAACCTCTATCTGTATTCGCCTAAAATGGAAAACTTAATATCCATTTATATATATTAAGAGCAGGTTAATGCTTGCAATTCGTCTCTAAATATGATGTTTACACAAGCTGGTATTTACACAAGCTGATACATGTGTGCGCAGCTTGGTATAAATATGATATTTCAGAGTTGAGGGTAGGATGACTCTGTGCAGATATGATTTGCTCAGTTGCAGGCTGCAGCTACACAATATGGTGTTTGTTATACCTTGTAGTATTGTTGTACGCTGAGAGTTGTGTTGATCACATTGTCGCATCATATTTCGGAACATCGTCAGGAAACTAAGTACCATCTGATTGTCCTAGTAGTTACAAAGGGGCTTTCTATGTTAGGCCAAGAGCCAACACCTGAACCAGCCTATTGATATGTCTGATTTGTGCAACTGTAAGCGTTCCACAACATACACATGCTGAAATTTTCTTGTATCACGGGCAACAAGATTCTAGACAAATTATGTGTTTATTTTGACTACTTGCCCATGTATTTGGTCTCTCATCCTCGTCAGGTTTATCTAGGCAAAACCTTGAACCAGACTGTTCTGTTTCCAGTGCAAAACCTTGAACCAGACTGCTCTGTTTCTGATACTCCACAAAATTATTTTTGATACCACAACATTACAAGTATTCCACAAAATTATTTTCGATACCACAACATTACAAGTTTCTCAAGCAATGCAGTTTCTCAAACAACAACAGTTTCAGGTAGCAATAAACAACAAACAGTTTTGTCAGTACCTTCTTCAGGTGCAGACGGGCAGAGGAGTAGCAGTACCACGGACAGAGCTTCACCAGCGGCAGAGTAGATCGAGCAGAggagcaacaactctagcagaggagcagcagcagcttaGACAGATGACCAGCAACAATACGTGCAGAGGAGCTCCTCCGCTGCAGGGGAGAAGGAGCAGCACAGGTTCCAGCGAGGATGCGCGTGAGCTTGGGGAGGATGCACGGGAGCTCGAGGATGACACATGGGAGCCAGAGGACGAAGTGGCGGAAGGTTTCGATGCCGGCAGGAGCTCAAGCACGACGCCGGCAGGTAACTGCAGCGGGAAGAGATCCGGTGGCGCAGATCTGGGCTGTGGCGATGGAGGAGGTaattggcggcggcggcgaaccAATTAGTTGGTAACGGCGGCAGAGCCCTTCCAGTTCGGCCCCGCCGGCCTCTGGCGATGCGCGGGCGAGGACGGACAAAGAAGACAGGGGCGGAGGTGCTTGTTTGAGACGATTTTGTAAATACGaggttttttttgcaaaattcCCAATGAACTACACGTTCGACATTAATTTCggcacggagggagtactattcatatggatcttgtcttcttcttttttaGGTCACAAATGGTTATCTTATTGGATGAATTTTTACAAGTGCGCATGacacatcattactaacatctaggaattatttcatattttttagaaatcaggagaaaataaaaaggaggcTAAAGAATATGGGTTGCGCGGGCAACTAGTTGCACAAAATCAGTGTATCTCAGCAAGGCAACCATATTTTTGCTAAGGTTTCAGATTCGACTGACCTACGTCTAGCAGACTAGCACATGGGATATACAACAACCCCGATTGAGTCTTAATGAAGAAGGTGTCTAGGTCATACTCCAAATTCCGATCCAGGAAGGCGCTGAAGATGCACCAGCTTGGACAACCAAACCAGGAACTCTGCACACAGTGTAGCTCCGTTATCACGTGATAGTGTTCAAAGTTGGAGCATATGTTGGAAGAAATTGTGAACTTTTACCCCTGCCCAGCATAATCCTGCACTCTCTATGACGACTGGCCCGTAATAGGCAACCTCTAAGAATGAAAATACAGAAGAGGAATGATAGTGGATACCCGATGCCCAATATGTTGTTAATTAGATGAAGGCGGAGGTCATTGCTTTCGAAAGTGCAAATTTGTCAAGGCTATTGCTTCCTAAAGTGCAAATTTATCAAGATTATGCAACTTATGAATTGCCCAAATGCTATCTTAATGATGGAGGATATTCTGAAAATAGAGGTGGCAAAATGTCTGAAAGTATACATTCCTTTGTGGTTATTGTGGTTTGAAGGAAACCAGGCTAATCAGAGAGAAGGGATTGGGACTGCATATGAGATCATATACTCACTCCAACTGCATATGATGCAATCTCTGTCAGAAAAAAAGAGATGTGGTGCAATCAGCTTTGCAGTTGTGTAAGGTAGAAGCTTGCTCACGGATTTGTAATGTTTCTGCACATTGTTGAGCTACTTATAGTGTATGTATGGAGTCAAGAATCAATCAGATTTGTCTTGATCCCTTTCCAAGATATGTAAAAGAACTTGTCTGCTGGCGAGTCCAGCTCGTCTAGTTAACGTAATGCTTTGTGTTCCTTCCAAAAAAAAACAGAGCTCTCAGCTGTCAAAAATAGAAGTTCAACAGAGCTCTGAAACTAGCAGGTCGGGATCAGAGTCGGCTCGGTCCAGGAGCAACCCCAAGCCGTGGATGACGTCGTAAATCTCAGCTGATCTCGGATGGTATGTGTCTTGCACCAGGAACTTGTGCACCTCACCATCCAGCTTTATCCAACTGTAGGCAGACAGCTTCTGCACGTTCTTGCTCCTCATCAGGTCCCTGATCTCCCTCGCATCACCCCAGAGGCCGGCATCCGCGTAGATATTGGACAGGAGGACGTAGATTGAGGAGTTGTCAGGCTCCATTGCCAGGAGCTTCCTCGAGGCAAGCTTGGCGAGCTCGACATCGGCATGGGCTCTGCAGGAACTGAGCAGTGTGGTCCAGATCACCGCGTTTGGTTCGACTTCCATGTCACAGATGAACTTGTACGCCTCCCACAGTCCGCCGGATTTGCACAGGAGGTCCACTATGCATGCGCAGTGCTCCACTTGAGGGGAAACAAGGTGTTCTCTCTTCATCTCTTCGAAGAATGCCATACCTTGGTCTACCAGGCCAGCATGCGTACATGCTGCTAGCAGTGCAACGAAGGTGATCTCATTGGGCTGGACCCCGTTTTCCGCCATTTTTTCATACAAGCTGATTGCATCTTCGGCAAAGCCATTCATTGCTAGGCCTCTGATCATGGAGTTCCAAGTGATGACCCCTTTTTGTTCCATCCGGCTGAAGACACTCCGGGCTCTTCCAACATGCCCGCACCTGGTGTACATGTCGATTAGCGCAGATCCTAGGTAACTCGTAAGTGGTAGTCTCTGGTTCTCAGCATAGTTCCCAATCTGCTCAACTAATTCGTCGGAACCCAGCTGCGCACACGCGGATATCACGCCAACAAGCGTCACTTCATTTGGCCTGCAATCGGTTGCCTTCATCCTCTCAAACAGTTCTAGAGATTCTAGTGGCCTGCCATTCTGCGCATAACCTGCAATCATGGTGCTCCATGCCACGACATCTCTCTGCGACATCCGGTCAAactcccgacgtgcatcgtcgaTGGCCCGGCACTTTACATACATTTCCATCAAAGCTGTGTGCACTATCACGTTCTGCAAGTCGTCCTCACCGATCAGATCCCTTACACGCTTGCCAGTATCAAGATCTCCAGACTTGGCGCATATTGAAAATACCGACGTGATGGTGATAGCGTTTGGTCTTGCACCCTCACTCAGCATCCGATCAAACAACGTCAATGCTTCCCGGAATTCCCCACCATGAGCATAACAGGCGATCATTGAATTCCACGAAGCGGACGTCCTCCTCTCCATACCGTCAAATAGCCTCCTGGCCTTATCCACATCACCAGCCTTTGAATATCCGGTGATCAAACAGTTTATAGGTATCGGGTCCTTCACCGGCATCTCGTCAAAGACGCTGACGGCAGACTCCATGTCTCCGTTCTTGGCATAGAAATCCACCAGGGCTGTCAGCACAAAGACGTCCCCAAGCAGCCCACGGACAAGAGCATGGCAGTGCACCTGCCTGCCCTGGCAGGACGACGCGGTGAGCGCGCACGACTTGAAAACAAGCGGGACGCAGCCGGACGGGACGTAGGCGCCCTTGCGATGCATCGACGAGAAGGTTTGGAGGAGATCATGGTGGGAGGAGGCCCTGGAGAGCGAGGAGAGGAAGGTGCTGCAGAGCGCCGGGGCCGGGCGCGGCACCGCGTCGAACAGGTTGCGTGCGGCGCGGGAGGTGGTGGCGTCTGAGAAGATGGCGTGGAACGGTCGGGTCTtgaggaggcgggcctccatggctggcGGCGGGCGGGGCTCGGCGGGAGGTttgggtgggcggcggcggcggcggcggtcagCGTGGGTGTTTGACGCCTCGACGGGATGCGGCGGCAAGGCATGTCGTGCTGTGGAAAGGTGAGGCTCGGCTAACTTGTTCAGTCATATGGCAGCGCAAAGTGCACTTGTGGTCGCGGCGACCTCCGGCGGTCGCGCCATCGGCGTCGCTGATTTGGGTTCGGGAAAGCATCGGCGAGGCGCTGGCCGTGCGTGTGCACAAGGGACTGCTAGGCGCCTCTCATCATCAGGGATCCGTGCAGAGTAGCGACACACAAGGAAAAGGGATCATCTGTGTTTCTTTTAGACCGGCACAATTCCGGTGAGTTGCTAAGGAGCCATAAAAAAGGGACTGCTAGGCACAATTCCGGTGAGTTGCTAAGGAGCCATAAAAAAAAGATTCATTAATTCTCGAAACACTGATCGGGTTGCAAAAATAACGGCCGCGTTACACAAACAACGATTGTGTTGTACAACCTTTTTCTCTTTTCCAATGACATCCGTCTTGCGAGTCAGTTGGTCTGTTGATGGAGTTGTCATAGCGTTTTTTTCTGATGACATAGCGTTTTTTTTCCAGCAACAATACTCTTTTTGCGGTATTTCCATAGCAAGATCTCTGTTGCAAAACTTTTCTTTAAATTTTCTACAACAAGACAAATGTTGCAcaactttttattttctatttttttacaaCAGAACTCTTGTTGTAAAATTGTAATAGTATTTTCGTCGCATCTAATTTTTTAACCCATGCTGTAAAAATTATGACATCTTCAACCGCTCGCTCACTTGTGCAGGTCGTCGTTCATTGCCACCGTTCTGCAACAACATTGTTGGTCCGGAGATAGATCAGAGACGTAAGTGGCTCGGTAGGCCATGGGTCGAGTGATGCCCCGCAGTAGATCAGTCGGATGAACAGAATCTTTTTTCCATAAAAAAATAAGAAGTTATGATTGGTTTAGAGCATCTATAGCCCAAACTTGTAAAAACCGGCCTTTCAAACGCCCACCAGATGCGTCTGCGTATACTCATCGGTCAAGCCTCGGATTTATCTTTTCATAATCGGACATCTCAAATATAATATCTTAAATCCATACAAACTCATGTAATTATTACAATGATGCATTATACAGATCACTCGGCTACTCCACCACTACAAACATGCCATCGGACTACCAaattttggcacatttgggtatgGTGAATATCATCCACGGCTGCCCTTCCCCTTTCAAGAGCCCTTGTCGTCTTTCTCGCGGAATTACCGGtcaaagatgcactacgggtcgAGTCGTATCTACTCATCGTTAACGTTGTCCCCGTTGTTGCTGACCTCCTTCTTCACCTTCGGTGGCAGTCCGACCATTTCACGGGCCGCCTAATTTTGTTCTAGGGCGAGGGTGCGTGTGTTCCTTCGCTGTTGTTTCCTCAAAATGCGGGTGTGGATGGCTTCCTCCTCTTCGCCCGCTCGCGCCGCGGCATCAGCCGCCTTCGTTGCCGCCATTTCCTTCGTGATACGGGCCTCGACGGTCTTTATCCTCTCCTTCCCACGCAGGCATGCCGTTTCTCGTGGGACTCACAGTCTGGACCGGTGATGGGAAATGAGAGATTTTCCGGCAATCGGGACCGCGATGATCCAACACCGATGGACCCGAGCGCCCCGTTGAGCCGGCGATATGGAGTCATGCCGGACATATCCTGCCATAGGTCGGGAGATGTCCTCGGGGGAGTGGCGGAGTGCAATGCGGACCAACATTTCCTCCTCCAACCCGCAGGGGATGACACCCCAGTTGATAGATCCAGACTGGTCGAAGTCAGATTTGTTGACCTCCATGCTGGAGAAGGCTAGAGATCGCCGTAGGTGAGGTTGGGTGACGTATGGGAGTGAAAGTGGGTGAAGTGAAGTGACCAGGGTTTGGTTCGGCGAACGAATGGGGACGAATATATGTAGGGTAAGGCCAGCACGTGGCAGGCCGACGTGACTGGCATGCCCGGGTGCCCCCATACACGCCTCATATTTAGGTTGGAGATGAGGGGTCTCGGTTAGCCCAGGCGTTTGAGGTCCGTTTGAGGCGCCTGCTTGGGTCAAAATTCCGTGACTGGACGGCCTGATCAGACGTTTGAGACGGGTTTGAGGGGTCTGGTTGTAGATGTTCTTAGGACATCTTGAGTGAATCCACAAATTTGTTCCTGTATTCATCCACGAAAAGGTAAAGATCAATTTCTGAACACGCATATGGGAGGCGACCAGCCAACCGTAGACGCACGTATTCAAAACATCTGGCTAAATGAACCTACTAAATCACTAAGCAAGGCTATTAAGGCACCATCATAGCGAAACCTAACCTTTCGTCAAATTTAAGATGCCATGTAAAGACGGAAGCCAATCTCCCGTCAAATGATATGAGCACCTTCCACCAAATATAAGCATGCCAGGCAACGGTAACCTGCTTCGGCCAAATGATATGAGTACCTTCGGCCAACCTATTGGctaatttatttaataaaaatgtaATTAGCACCTTCCGTCAAATGAAATACACTATTCCGTACTAACTTTCCCCAAAATGCTAGCTATCCATTACAACAACGCGGTTCAAACATATGCGAAAGGTTTGAGGGTCGGCATTGATGATGCACTTATGAGATCGTCAAAAGGTGATAGTGTTTTGTGGATGTTGCAtggatctgttggaattatgccctagaggcaatgataaatatagttattattataattcttgtatcaagataatcgtttattatccatgctataattgtattgaatgaagactcatttacatgtgtggaaacatataccaaacactgtccctagcaagcctctagttggctagccagttgatcaaagatagtcagtgtcttctgattatgaacaaggtgttgttgcttgataactggatcacgtcattaggagaatcacgtgatggacaagacccaaactaatagacgtagcatgttgatcgtgtcattttgttgctactgtttctctgcgtgtcaagtatttgttcctatgaccatgagatcatataactcactaacaccggaggaatactttgtgtgtatcaaacgtcgcaacgtaactgggtgactataaagatgctctacaagtatctccgaaggtgttcgttgagttagtatggatcaagagtgggatttgtcactccgtgtgacggagaggtatctcggggcccgctcggtaatacaacatcacacacaagccttgcaagcaatgtaacttagtataaattgcgggatcttgtattacggaacgaggaaatagacttgccggtaaacgagattgaaataggtatgaggatactgacgatcgaatcttaggcaagtaacataccgaaggacaaagggaatgacatacgggattatatgaatccttggcactgaggttcaaacgataagatcttcgtagaatatgtaggatcctatatgggcatccaggtcccgctattggatattgaccgaggagtctctcgggtcatgtctacatagttctcgaacccgcagggtctgcacacttaaggttcgacgttgttttgtgcgtatttgagttatatggttggttaccgaatgttgttcggagtcccggatgagatcacggacgtcacgagggtttccggaatggtccggaaatgaagattgatatataggatgacctcatttgattaccggaaggttttcagagttaccgggaatgtaccgggaatgatgaatgggttccgggagttcaccgggggggcaacccaccccggggaagcccataggacttgagggtggcacaccagcccttagtgggctggtgggacagcccaaaagggccctatgcgcattggaagaaaaatcaaagagaaaagaaaaaaaaggaagaggtgggaaaggaaagaaggactccacccaccaaacgaagtaggactcggtttggggggagtccttcccccctttggctcggccgacccccttggggctccttgagccccaaggcaaggtcccccctctcccacctatatatacggaggttttagggctgatttgagacgacttttccacggcagcccgaccacatacctccacggtttttcttctagatcgcgtttctgcggagctcgggcggagccctgctgagacaaggtcatcaccaacctccggagcgtcgtcacgctgccggagaactcttctacctctccgtctctcttgctggatcaagaaggccgagatcatcgtcgagctgtacgtgtgctgaacgcggaggtgccgtccgttcggcactagatcgtgggactgatcgcgggatagttcgcggggcggatcgagggacgtgaggacgttccactacatcaaccgcgttcactaacgcttctgctgtacggtctacaagggtacgtagatcactcatcccctctcgtagatggacatcaccatgataggtcttcgtgcgcgtaggaaattttttgtttcccatgcgacgttctccaatagGATCATGGTTCAACTAAGAGAGAAAATGTAATAAAATATCATGTTGCGGTCGCTAAAGAGTTTGGAGTGGTCATAATGGGCAATTTGCAAGATTTATAATGATATTACATTTTGAACTTTAAAATGTATGAGAATGGGAATGGGTAAGTTGAATGCACAAGATTAAACGGATTATGTAGGAGGACAACATCTATCATCATGTTGAAATTGCAACTCATTTGCCCTCTTCTATTATGCCATAGAATTGAACTAATTGGTTGATTGACGTTCAACATCAGCCCCCTAGCGTCAGCCCGCGCGCGACCGAGGGGGAACCCTAGTCTCTGCCGACGGCGGCGGGGATTCTCCCGTCCCTCATTCATCGGCCTCAACACGGGTCTTGGCGGCGGGTTGGGGTGCATTGCTGGCAGGCGGGCGTGCAACACGGCGGCGTGCTGATGCCGTAAAGTGGCGGTGGGTGTCCGCCCCATGTTGGACGTCCTGATGGCGGGGCACTCACAATGGCTGAATGCGTCGTGTGTGGCTTGGGGCACTCGGATCTGGCCCTTGCGAGGTACGGGCCACGGGCAGCCCTCTTGTGCCGATCGGATGGTGGGGGTggcggcgtgatacgtctccaacatatttacaatttttgattgttccacgcTATAATATTGTCATTCTACGATACTTTTTAggtgtttatataccaattaatattatttttgggcactaacctattaacccaattgagggagtccgagactaaggggtcctcgaatGGTCGGCCCATATCCTACAGGCCAACCTAATGGGCCTTGTTGTTGAAGACCGGATTGCATGACGACCTCGTGTCCGGGAAGGAAAGCTCCAAAGACCACTGTGTCATCCAAGTTAAGTAGGCTAGATCGGCGCATCTGTCCCCGACTGGAGGTCGGTTATGTCTAACCCTAGGAACCCCTAgcgtctatataaactagagggtttCATCCGTATAGGCAacttgactcatctagggttttagctcatacgatctcgaggtagataaaCTCTCTAATtcccatccacatcaatataatcaagaagggcgtagggttttacctccttaagagggcccgaacctgggtaaacattttCTCCTTCGTCCCctgtaacccatcgatccaaggtccacaactCGGgagcccctacccgagatccgccggttttgacatcgacaccagtgccgagtgccaatttatgttttctacatgtttttagcttttcatgtttacagtaccaaacaaacTCCAATTGTCATGAAACTTTTTGacgttttttctggaccaaaataagaccttgaagctttgggaggagaccGGAGGCTGCACGAGGGAAGGAGCACACAACAAGGCGCGC
Coding sequences within:
- the LOC123440175 gene encoding pentatricopeptide repeat-containing protein At1g08070, chloroplastic-like, encoding MEARLLKTRPFHAIFSDATTSRAARNLFDAVPRPAPALCSTFLSSLSRASSHHDLLQTFSSMHRKGAYVPSGCVPLVFKSCALTASSCQGRQVHCHALVRGLLGDVFVLTALVDFYAKNGDMESAVSVFDEMPVKDPIPINCLITGYSKAGDVDKARRLFDGMERRTSASWNSMIACYAHGGEFREALTLFDRMLSEGARPNAITITSVFSICAKSGDLDTGKRVRDLIGEDDLQNVIVHTALMEMYVKCRAIDDARREFDRMSQRDVVAWSTMIAGYAQNGRPLESLELFERMKATDCRPNEVTLVGVISACAQLGSDELVEQIGNYAENQRLPLTSYLGSALIDMYTRCGHVGRARSVFSRMEQKGVITWNSMIRGLAMNGFAEDAISLYEKMAENGVQPNEITFVALLAACTHAGLVDQGMAFFEEMKREHLVSPQVEHCACIVDLLCKSGGLWEAYKFICDMEVEPNAVIWTTLLSSCRAHADVELAKLASRKLLAMEPDNSSIYVLLSNIYADAGLWGDAREIRDLMRSKNVQKLSAYSWIKLDGEVHKFLVQDTYHPRSAEIYDVIHGLGLLLDRADSDPDLLVSELC